tatatatatataaatagagagagagagaaatatttatgtatatatataggatagataactatatacatatatatagagagagagagagaaagagagagtgtatgtatgtatgtataaattagttatgtatgcacatatgtttatgtatgtaaatatagttaggtatgtatatatacgtatacgtatatgtatatgtatatgtatatgcatatgtatatgtatgtatatgtatgtatgtatgtatgtatgtatgtatatatatacatatacacagagagatttaagtataaatatatatagatatatagtgggatatatatatatatatatatatatatatatacatatacatatatatacatatatatgtgtgtgtgtgtgtgtatacacacatatgagtgtatgtatgtatgtatgtatgtatgtatgtatgtatgtatgtatgtatgtatgtatgtatgtatgtatgtatgtgtggatgtgtatgtgtgtatgtatgtatgtgtgtatacatgcatacatatatatatatatatatatatatatatattagttatgtatgcatatatagttaggtatgtgtatatatatacacacaactatataaatatgtatatatatgtatatgtatatatgtatatatatagttatatatatatatatatatatatatatatatatataattctgtatgtataaatataaatagttatgtatgtgtatatatatagaaatctgtatatatgtgtatatacagaaatctgtatatatatgtttagtatatagaatatatataatgtatatatagaatatatagaatatatataatgtatatatagaatatatataatatatataatgtatatatagaatatatagaatatatatgtatatctacagatttctatatatacagatatataatgtgtaggtgtatgttgcAATCAAGACACTCAATAACGCAACACATTATTTGAATACTCACTTTGAGTGACAGAGGCTACGATCCACTTTCCTCCCAAGGTCTATGTgctaatagattaataaatataccaCATATGATCAAACCTACCTTACCTCTACAAGTTAGGTGTTATGTTATGTTCTCTGTAGTTTGTAGGTTCTAGTGACCGCTCCTGATTTGGCCAttccttgaataataataataataataataataataataataataggcgtGAAATGTctgttaattaattaatgatgatgataatactaatatcaatcacAATGAAATCATACAAGGCACTTTCCAACATTCTACGCAAAAAGCTAAACAGccgagatacacagataggtaggGCTAATGAATAACAAACCGACTCACTGTTTGTCTACTTGGTAATTAATTatgcacttgtagagctatctatctgtgtgtaaggACAATAAATGATCTTATAGTAGTAATTCTGataatagaaacagtagtagaagtagtagtagtaataataacaataagagtaggAGGCAGGGAACATGTTACTAACTAACTGGGTTACCAAAGTCATTGTATATCTGCTTTATTACAATATGTGGCTCCTAAAGGAGCCGATGTTGTTCTAGGAGGCAAGAAAAGCATGCAACCTAGAGATTTACTTGGAGGAAGTGTACTTTGTGACGGCCTTTGTGCCCTCACTGACGGCGTGCTTGGCAAGTTCTCCAGGGAGCAACAGCCTGACAGCGGTCTGAATCTCCCGGCTGGTGATGGTGGAACGCTTGTTGTAGTGTGCAAGGCGGGAAGCCTCAGCTGCAATGCGCTCAAAAATGTCATTCACGAAAGAGTTCATGATAGACATGGCCTTGGAGGAGATACCGGTATCAGGGTGGACCTGCTTGAGCACCTTGTAGATGTAGATGCTgtagctctccttcctcctgcgcttcttcttcttatcaccctTGGTGATAGACTTTTGGGCCTTACCGGCCTTCTTGGCAGCCTTTCCGGAAGTTTTGGGTGGCATGATGCTTGTCGTCGTACCTACGGGACGAAGTATGCTTCCCGCACTCccaattttccttttattgttcgACGCGCGCGCCAGCCTCCCCGTACAGGACCACGACTACTGGCTGATCTGGTGTACACAGAACATGCCAGTTGTCGCAATCTGACTCAGTCAACCGGGGCCGCCTATAAAAGCTAAACTCACCTTTGCCAAATCACAGGTCAAACCAAGCAGCCACAGCAAACAGACCACAGTCTCAGAGCAGCGATACCCGGCCAATCAGCGAGCCCGCTCCCTCATTGCCAGATACCGCTACCCTGCACTAAGCTCTTTGTTGTGCTTTCGCTTACCGCGTGTTTAGCCAGTTCTCGCTGCCGCAACACCGTTTGACCTTTAAGTAACTTATGTTACTGAGAGCTAAAATAGACAAAGTGACACATAGACAGCTCCGTCAAGCCACCGTGGTCTGCCGCGACCTTGACCAGGCTAAGCTGTGTGTCACTGACCCTCACCACCGGTCATTGATTGAACCACAGGCCCTGAATGATAGTGTAGCTTCggctattatcactgccattcggTGCCCAGTATTCAATCTCTCTTTGACCTCTTTTTCTGCCCCtgccttcttccatcttttcttgtACTCTTCCTGGGCCTACGAGAGTTCTTGTGACTCTAGTATTCGCCTGGGGGAGGTGTGCAGCCCCAGTCCCCTTGTAGCAGATTGGGACCAGGGAGCATCACCAAGTACAAAGCCTCAATTCTTGAGAGGTACCGGAGAACTCCGCCGGTTCTTCCTCTTGAGAGGGTCAGGCTGCAGGGTCAGGGAAACCGCAGGTCTCCATAAACCTGCAACTCTAGTGAGTAGGGATAGGGTTAGGTCCCTGAAAAGGGTCTCCACTGACCACCACAGGAACACCCACACGACCTCTACAGCCCCTCCaagaggggacgggggtgggTTTGTAATTCCTGCCTTCCCTTTGGGTCAGTGGCGTAGGCTAACAAcaacccaccaccacctcatGTCCTCATGAGGATCAAAATCCAATTGACTAATGGGCGACCCTCTTCTTCAAAGAGGGAAGCCCTCCTGCAAGCCCTTTTCGATGCTGAAATTCGGACCCTAAGGGTAATCACCGCCCACGACCACTACCTTATCATCTGTCAAGATGAGAAAAATGCTGAAGATCTTTTCACCACCACATGCAAAGATCTACTTATAAAGAAAGGTTTTGAGCCACAAATGCCACCTGAACTCAAAGCCAAACTCACACTGGTCCTTAAACAGCTCGATAGGGAGCTAGTAAAAGAAGCCCCTGAAAACATCAAGGAAGAGCTGGAAAGACAATTCCCAGATAACCAAATTGGCAACATCTTTGTCATGAAAAACAGATACCTGATGAAGATCCAATTCACGGACCACCAGACTACCGCCAATATCCAAGAAAAGGGGCTATACCTCTTTAATATCTTCATAAGTCCAAGACAAATTGAACCAGAAAGATTCACAACCATCGTGCAATGCATGCACTGCTACCGATATGGACACTTTAAAAACCAGTGTccagacaaggaaaagaaattaaaattgtGCTCAGAGTGTGGGTCCAACACCCACAACTACAGAGACTGTAAGTCTGCCAGCAAAAGATGCCTCAACTGCGGTGAAGGGCATCGAACCATGGCCAACTCTTGCCCCATAAGGAAAGAGGCCATGAAAacaacaagagaagaaagagctaaaaaagaagaagaaaaaaaggatattccCATCAAACGTGTAGCCGAGCAAACTGTAAAACAAACAATAGCCGCCACACAAAACGCATGGCTAAAACCCCTCATTAAAGAAatcaaagaagataaagaaaaagataaaaaagaaaaaccaataaTTTTGCAACTACCCGATGACCTCTCTGTAGGCATCATGACGGCACTAATACATGCCCACCTGCAAAACATGATGGAGCCAGGACTTGGTTTTAGACACCATgtcaaaaaagttttaaaaattaataaattaccTGATCTTGACCTTGGGGACGGGGATTCCTGGGGGATCTTCAAAGTTCTCCCACCAAACACAATTAATACTACAACAGAAACCATACTCACACAAACCACAATCTCACCACATCACTCCCACCATCCACAACCGGATCTCGACCCACAGGACGAGCCAGAGACCGAACTCTTCACCACACCACAAAGGAAACCAACATcagcaccaacaccaacaccaaacccaacaccaactcccacacccacaaactcaCCTGCACGCCCACGCACAACCAACACAGACAATCAGTCACCACAACAcccaaaaccacaacaaaaacaatcagtcaaacccaaaacaacacatgtacaccgcaaacacacagacgatcTTACAGACTCTGAGGTCGATGATCAGTCCCTTCGCCATAGGGACGGTTACGACCTCAACCCCCAAACATACGGCATCCGCCTCTTTTCCATGGAGCCCTTACGCTACAAACACCTAAACAGACAACAACTGGCATACGAAATAGAACGCGGTACAATCAAATGGATATACACTAACACCACATACCAGAACCGCATTCacgaacaaaaaatcacacaacacTTACATGACGGAAACATCTTCATCCAGCCAGACACAATCGAAAAACTCAATCAACAAAACTTCGAACACCTACAGAATGGCTGGTACGATACATCCAAGTAACACCATGGCTGCAATACACACCacattacactcacgcctcacgatcattcaacataatgtacacacatggacatacagacGAAGACAAGAACTCTGTAACCAGTACAGACAACACGACCCTGATATCATACTcataaactcacactcactcaaacacccacaaacagtaaaaatatacaactacaacacatacacatccaacaaaacaaacgagaTCAGTGATGGTATTGCCATTGCTGTCAAACAACACATCAAACACAAAATACTAGACACTTTCACCTCAGAACTCATGGCCATTGAAATAGACACCCCTCATGGacccattatcatcgccaccacctaCATCCCCCCACGCAGACCTTACATAAACCAACCCGACCTCTTCCAGCTCCTGCGACACCGAAAACCAACATACATAATGGGAGACTTCAACGCACACCACAGACTTTTTGGATACAGAGACACAAATGCCGTCGGACGAGGCCTTGCCTCACTCATCTCCGACGGCAGACTCACCCACCTCGGCCCAGACGCCCCCACTTTCATACGTGCCAACAGCTCCACCACACCCGACATAGTTCTcgccaacacacaagcaaacctaaACTACCACATAACCACAGACGACGTCACATCCAGTGATCACCTCCCCGTGATACTCACACTCTCCACCAACCCAATCATGTTACCTACACCACCCCGAGAGAACCttaaacatgcaaactgggaagggtttaaacaagcacttgaacacacacacactccagatctcgaggggcaacccacacacaccatagaccaccaccttaaccagtggtacgcagacatacagactgcccgagaggcaaacattcctaaaacaacattcaaaacacttgcacactacagagaaacacatcgtctaaaaacactaaaaatacaatacagacacCTTCGGGACCTTGCTGAAACACAGGGATGGAACACAGAATTACGCACACGACACAGAGAAATTCAAATACAACTcaccaacgaaacaaaacaaatgagcaaCCAACACTGGGAAACACTCACAAGAGAACTCTGCAACAACATAAAAGATCCTAAGGTCTTCTGGATGAAACACAGAAGACTCATAGGATCGAACAGACAGacgatcacatacatatacaacaccaacAGACAAAAGATAGACACAGCAGAGGAGATGGAAGCAGTTCACAGGGAGTTCTGGCAACAGAACTTCCAAATCTCCCCTGCTGAAAACGCAACATTTGACCCAGACACAGAAGCCGAGGTTACACAATcactacaacaactgcaacacctgactctcccatcacaaacaatatcactcaacacactcacaccaGACAACCCCCTATCACACCCCATCACACCAGAAGAcatgagacatgcacacacacgatcacaaaacacaacaccaggagccagcaacatcaataaacttATCATGCAACACCTTCCACCCATCATGCTCACCAGACTACGACACATCTTCAACGCTGCCCTGGCAACAGGACACTTCCCAACCAAATTCAAACATGCatcactcatcctcatccccaaacCAGGGAAGCCACCTCACGAGGTGACCAGCTTCCGGCCCATTTCACTGCTGGAAGTTCCCGGGAAGCTGCTTGAGAGGATTATCACACGCAGACTTCAAACACATCTTgaatacaacaacatacacaaccctaggcaacacggctttcggccacacagagggactgggagcgcaatcgccctcgcttatgaggagatcgctctcagtctcgcaaacaagcaccaaaccaacattatacttcgagacgtcaccaaggcctttgataaggtctggcatgacggcctcaaatacaaaataacacaactacaactGCCTCCACACTTCACATGCCTCTTAAGCAACTTCCTGGACAACAGAACAGCCTCCATTCGCCTTGGTTCTTACCAAGGCCCTCTCATCCATCTCAGGAGTGGAGTTCCACAGGGCAGcgtcctctcacccacactctacatcctctacactgccaacctatcacccccagcaccctacagcaattacatcgcatacgcagacgacatcacacaaatcatatcacacccctccaaatccaaaaacatcatgaaagcagccacacaaacagccataaacacgatcaacacccacgaaaacaaatggaaaatacaaacaaacacaaacaaattcacagtcataccagtggcaagacgcaacccacctccactcacaataaacaacacagacataccctacgcaaccacaggaaacatgctaggcttacacttcagcagaaacggtattcacacacacgcacaacaccgaataaaacaagcaagcacagcTCTCAAAAAACTCAGACGCTTCTCATACTGCACAACAACCACCAAACTCAAACTCTACAAAACCACTGTAAGACCCATACTCGAATACACACCCATTCCACTGATTGCAAtctcaaaaacacaaaaactcaaGATGCAATCCATACAGAACAAAGCACTATACTGGATAAACAACACCACTATACCAGACAGAATACGATACAGAATTACCGCACAATCACTACACCAAACATACAACATAGAGCCActgaatatacgcatacacacacaaagcaaacgaaCCTGGGACCGCATACAACAAATAGACAATACAAACTACGACGacatcatagacaaacacacaaacacacaaacaaatcacccGTGGTGGCCCAGGACACTCCCACTTATACACGGAGATCCCCCAGAACCTCTCTACGCGAGCTAAATGTTTTGTTGGGGGGAAAGGCCTCCGATCTGCACGCATACGTGCGCGCAGGTCGAAGGATGTTTCCCACCCCCACAGAAagctctcatttatatatgtttattgatattttttgtatgtaaacaatttcatttcatattccttttcttatAAGCCAACGCATAAACCACTTAGGCGAGGAAAAAGCCTCCTGACCGCTCACagcttgtgttgtgtttgtttgttttttgtttatgctgtGCTCGGTCCGGAGGATGATTTCCACGCGAAAAAATCACTGCAATGCCAAGACCATACCATCACCTTTACCGCCCTCCGCAGCCTATGCGCAACAAAAGACTTCACGCCTCACATTCACATCATCACCCCATCACATCATTACATCATGTTATCACATCATAtaacaccacatcacaccactgCATCATGTCATCACATCACACACTACCACATTCTCCCACAACCTTAACGAATTATGCGTTGGACACACATCAActgtttaatgtttataatatcttccaatgtttttgtttgttataaccATATGTTCTGTTTACCACAATTCTCGtttaaattaaacaaaagagtgacccactgaacctcgctctcagctcctaggagctggaagggaggcagacgagggtctcacctgcaacaggctatcatagcgggatcatacctgctatgataatccctggccggcgaaaaaaaaaaaaaaaaaaa
This genomic window from Penaeus chinensis breed Huanghai No. 1 unplaced genomic scaffold, ASM1920278v2 CTG_3848, whole genome shotgun sequence contains:
- the LOC125024748 gene encoding histone H2B is translated as MPPKTSGKAAKKAGKAQKSITKGDKKKKRRRKESYSIYIYKVLKQVHPDTGISSKAMSIMNSFVNDIFERIAAEASRLAHYNKRSTITSREIQTAVRLLLPGELAKHAVSEGTKAVTKYTSSK